One part of the Phragmites australis chromosome 3, lpPhrAust1.1, whole genome shotgun sequence genome encodes these proteins:
- the LOC133911151 gene encoding peamaclein-like, protein MIRSSRCARQQAAVLLLLLLVAATWWLQACDAASGFCAGKCSVRCGRASAQARGACMRSCGMCCEECNCVPTGARGGNECPCYRDMLTAGPRKRPKCP, encoded by the exons ATGATCAGGTCCTCGCGCTGCGCTCGGCAGCAGGCGGCcgtgcttctgctgctgctgctcgtcgCAGCCACTTGGTGGCTCCAGGCCTGCGATGCCGCTTCAG GGTTCTGCGCGGGCAAGTGCAGCGTGCGATGCGGACGGGCGAGCGCCCAGGCGCGGGGCGCGTGCATGAGGTCCTGCGGGATGTGCTGCGAGGAGTGCAACTGCGTGCCGACGGGGGCGCGCGGCGGCAACGAGTGCCCCTGCTACCGCGACATGCTCACCGCCGGCCCCAGGAAGAGGCCCAAGTGCCCCTGA